CCATGGGCTCCGGCTCGGCAGCGACGATCGCGTCGGCAGCCTGGGCGCCGGATACTGCTGCGAGAGCAGCAGCGGAGCCGAGAAGAAGGCTCTTGATGTTCATTTCTGACCTCCAGTCAGAATTGAACATCGGAGCCCGATGGCGACCCGCTATTCCGCTGGACCGCCCGTCCTCCGCATTAGCTGCGAAGGGTGGCCCCAACGGGTAAGGTCGCGGGGTGACAGGCCAACTGCGCCCATCAAGGCGTGCTGAAATTGCAGAGCCATTATTTGAGATCGGACCTTATAGTGGAGATGTCCGATAGGGCAGAGGACATTCCGGGCGCCGTCGTCAGCCTAAAATGGAGCTGGAGGTATTGCGCCCCTTCGCTACCCCCGAACGAAGTCGCTGATCACATGCCTCAGTCCGTCGAGATGCAAAAGCGGCGCGTGGCCCTGGCCGGGCGCGGTGACAGCGATAAGGCCGGGATGTCGTCGGCTCATTTCCTCAACCGTCGCCACGCTCAGCAATCGGGAATATTCGCCGCGAACGACCATTGCGGGGATCCCTGCAAAGGCTTCGAACTGCGGCCACAGCGACGGCAGCTCGGCGTCCCCGGTGAGGCCTTGCAGTTGGGAGGCGATCGCCGGGTCGAAATCGGCAACCGGAACGCCGTTCTGGTCGCGATAGATCGCTACGGCCATCTCTTGCCAATCCCTTGGGCCGAGCAGGGGGAAATCTGCTCCGTGTAGGCGCCGCAGGAAATCTGGTGCCTCCGTCCAGCCACTCGGACCTTGCGGGAGGTTCAGGTAATCCCTGATCCTCAGTAGGCCATCGAGCTCGATCACCGGGCCGATGTCGTTGAGCACGACGCGGGCGATGAGGGCGGGGGCCGAGGTGATGAGATGATGCAGGATGAGGCCGCCCCGCGACGTGCCGATGAAGATCGCCTTGCCGATGCCGAAATGGGCGCAGGCCGCAACGACATCCTCCGCCTCGATGGCGATCGCATAGCGGCTCTTGTCGCTGTCGCGCTCCGATTGTCCGCGGCCTCGATAGTCCAGCGTGACGACGGAATGGGCACCGCCCTCGGGCGAGGCAAGGAAGGCGGCCAGCGGATGAAAATCGCGGCTGTTGCGCGTCAGTCCGGGCAGGCAGACGATGCGCGTCTTTTCTTCGCCCCGCCCGATACCTGTACCGTAGTGCCTGCCGTAGAGCTTCAAGCCGTCGCGTGCCAGAAAATAATGTTCCTGAAACAGGCGCTCCTCGTGCGCCAGAGGCTCTCGCATGGCTTTCCCTTCGCTTTGCAAATTGCAGCAGATCGGTCCTCGTCTCGTAGATCGCGGCTCAGGAAGGGTTGCGGCCCATCCTGAGGTCGGCGACGATGTCCGCCTTCTGCCCAAGGCGGGTCTTGTAGATCTGGTAATTCTCCATCACCCGCTGAACATAGTTGCGCGTTTCCTGAAAGGGAATGCGTTCGATCCAGTCGACCACTTCGTCGATCGGCTTGCCGCGCGGGTCGCCGTAGCGGGCCAGCCATTCCGGCACGCGGCCGGGACCGGCATTGTAGGCGATGAAGGTCAGGATGTAGGAGCCGCCGAAGCTGTCGATCTGCTCGCCGAGATAATGCGAGCCGAGCGTCGCGTTGTAGCCGGCGTCCGTCGTCAGTCGGTCCTTTGAATAGGCGAGGCCATAACGGCTGGCGACACCCTTCGCCGTTGTCGGCAGAAGCTGTAGCAGGCCGCGGGCATTGGCCGCCGAGACCGCAGCCGGATTGAAGGCGCTTTCCTGCCGGGCGATTGCATAGGCAAGTGCCTTGCCGGCCCCGCTGATGTTGGCGTCCGACGGGATGACGCCGAGCGGGAAGGCAAGCGCGGCGACATCGATGCCGCGGCCGAACGCGATCTTGCCGATCTGCAGCGATAGTTGATGGTTGCCCGCCTTTTCGGCCTGTGCTGAGAGAATGGCAAGCTCACCCGGGCTGGTGAGGTCCTCGGCGAGCGCCCGGTAGAGGCTCTCGGCGCGCCAGCCGTGCCCGGCGGCTTCCAGGCGTTCGATGGCGCGGACCGCTTCGCGACCTTGCAGTCGCGCGCGATCTTCCGGGGTGGGCGTGGGATAGGTGATGTCGAGGGCTGGGCGACCGAGGCGAGCAGCGGCGAGCTGGCCGTAGAATGTGCCGGGATAGCGGGCTGCATTGGCGAAATACTCGTCCGATTTCCCGGGGCCGCCGGTCTCGGCGGCGCGTCCCAGCCAATACCAGGCCCGCGAGGCGGAAATCGGCCGGCTGGAAGCCTCGAGGATCTTGCGAAAGTGACGCGCGGCCGTCGCAGGATCTTCCAGCCCGCGCAGCGCGTACCATCCGGCGTGAAATTCCGCGTCGACGACGTCGGCCGCCTCGGTTGCAGCGTGATGGGCGGCAACCCGGTAGGCTGCGCGGAAGTCACCCTTGTCGAGCAGGCCCCGGCTGACGATTCTCTGTTCCGTCCACCATTCGCCGGCATCGACGAGGGCAGTGCTGTCCTTCGGTGCCAAAGCGAGGAGCTCTGCTGCCGCCTCGAATTTCTTCTGCTTGCGCAGATGCTCGATGCGCACGAAAAGATAGGCGGGATTGTCCCGCCAGGAGGGATCGACCGCTGCGATCAGCTCCGCCGCCTTGCCGTTGCCGCGGGCGACGGCCGCCCAGGCTCGGTAGAGCGACTGCGCCTTGCCGAGTTCGCTGAACTGCTGCGCCTGCTCGATGCGGCTGCGGTAGAGAAGCATCTCCATGCGGCGCCTATGGTCGGCAGTCGTAAGCAAGGCGGGGAATTCCGAAAGGATTTTCGTTTCCGTCTCTTTGTCCAGCGCCTCCTTGAGCCAGAAAGCACGGAGTTGGCCCGCTGCAGCGTCGCCTTTTCCCTCGGCCACAAGCGCGCGTGCGAGAATGATGGCGCCGTCCGCCGTTTCCGGTCGGGTCGAGCCGAAGGCGGCGATCACGTCCGCCGGCGGCGGGTTTTCGCGATAGAGCGCGCGCTCGGAATGAGCGCGCAGCGCCTTCAAGCCGGGCCAGCCGTGAAGCTCACGTTGCGCTTCGGCGATCTCATAAGACGGGACGTTCTTCTGCCCGGAAACGGCGATTGCCCAGGTGAGGATGTGCCGGTCGAGCGTTCCTTCGCCCATGCGGTTGCGGATGGCGGTCGCCTCGATGGGATTGCGGTCGGACAGGGCATCGAGACCGGCCTTCAGATCGGTCGCTATGGGTGCGACGGCGGCGCGTATGGCGCCAGTGACCTCGTTGGCCACGACGCGTCCGGATTTGCTGGTAGAGCCGGGCTTGAGTGCCGGTACGGGTATGCGGGTCTCGGTGGCAAGGGCGGAAGCGGCCAGCATCGCGGCACCGAAAAGGGTGGCGAAAGGCAGAATGAGTGGTCCGCGCATCAAGCCCCGTGCTTCCCCGTTTCCATCAACTTCATTTGCTGCCGGATTCTTTAACGAGAGCTTAGCGGCCGTCCGCCATCGCTGCAATCGCCGGCAACGGGCCGACCATCGTGCATCCTGGCTGCCCCCTGACGAGCGACGCGCGCCGAGCCGTCGAATTGCGGGAAAACTGCTAGGAAATGCGCTTGTCCGACGCTTGCCGCGGCCATGTCACATGATTATGGTGCGGCAGTTTCTAACCGTCGATTGCGGCCAAAGCATGGGCGCGTCTTGCCCCTTCAGCCGTCAGGAGTTGTGCATGTTCAAGGGTTCCATTCCCGCTCTCGTAACCCCGTTCACGTCCACCGGCGCGGTGGATGCGGCAAGTTTCGTCGCGCATGTGGAATGGCAGATAAAAGAGGGAAGCCACGGCCTGGTGCCCGTCGGCACGACCGGCGAGTCGCCGACCCTTTCGCACGAGGAGCACAAGCAGGTGGTAGAGCTCTGCGTCGAAGCGGCGGCGCGGCGCGTTCCGGTCATCGCCGGCGCCGGCTCCAACAACACCACCGAGGCGATCGAACTTGCGCAGCACGCCGAGAAGGCCGGCGCGGACGCCATCCTGGTCGTGACGCCGTACTACAACAAGCCGACGCAGAAGGGCCTCTTCGCTCACTATGCGGCAATTGCCGAAAGCGTGAAGCTGCCGATCGTCATCTACAACATTCCGGGTCGCTCGGTGGTCGACATGAGCGCCGAAACCATGGCCGCTCTGGCGAAGGCCTGTCCGACGATCGTCGGCGTCAAGGACGCGACCGGCAAGATCGAGCGCGTTTCCGAGCAGCGCATGAGCTGTGGCAAGAGCTTCGTCCAGCTATCCGGTGAGGATGCGACGGCGCTCGGCTTCAACGCCCACGGAGGTGTCGGCTGCATCTCCGTGACTGCGAATGTCGCGCCGCGCCTCTGCGCCGAATTCCAGGAGGCGACGCTTGCCGGCGACTACGCCAAGGCGCTGGAATATCAGGATAAGTTGATGCCGCTTCACAAGGCCATCTTCATGGAACCCGGCCTCTGTGGTGCAAAATATGCGCTGCATCGCCTCGGGCGGATGAGTCGCGTGGTGCGTTCGCCGCTGCTGGCGACGCTCGAGCCGGCGACCGAAGCAGCCATCGATGCGGCGCTCAGGCATGCGGGACTGATGAACTGATGGCACAAAAGGGTAGCGAGCGCACGATCAGAAAAGTTGTGGCGGAGAACCGCAAGGCCCGCTTCAACTACGAGATCGTCGATACCTACGAGGCCGGTCTGGTGTTGACCGGCACGGAGGTCAAGTCGTTGCGCGAGGGAAAGGCCAATATCTCGGAATCCTATGCGACCGACGAGGGCGGCGAGATCTGGCTGATCAATTCCTACCTGCCGGAATATCTGCAGGCCAACCGCTTCAATCACGAGACCCGGCGCCGCCGCAAATTGCTCTTGTCGAAGCGCGAGGTGAACCGGCTGCAGGGCGCGGTCAATCGCGAAGGCATGTCGCTCATTCCGCTCAAGATCTATTTCAACGAC
This DNA window, taken from Sinorhizobium fredii NGR234, encodes the following:
- a CDS encoding alpha/beta fold hydrolase; the protein is MREPLAHEERLFQEHYFLARDGLKLYGRHYGTGIGRGEEKTRIVCLPGLTRNSRDFHPLAAFLASPEGGAHSVVTLDYRGRGQSERDSDKSRYAIAIEAEDVVAACAHFGIGKAIFIGTSRGGLILHHLITSAPALIARVVLNDIGPVIELDGLLRIRDYLNLPQGPSGWTEAPDFLRRLHGADFPLLGPRDWQEMAVAIYRDQNGVPVADFDPAIASQLQGLTGDAELPSLWPQFEAFAGIPAMVVRGEYSRLLSVATVEEMSRRHPGLIAVTAPGQGHAPLLHLDGLRHVISDFVRG
- the dapA gene encoding 4-hydroxy-tetrahydrodipicolinate synthase — protein: MFKGSIPALVTPFTSTGAVDAASFVAHVEWQIKEGSHGLVPVGTTGESPTLSHEEHKQVVELCVEAAARRVPVIAGAGSNNTTEAIELAQHAEKAGADAILVVTPYYNKPTQKGLFAHYAAIAESVKLPIVIYNIPGRSVVDMSAETMAALAKACPTIVGVKDATGKIERVSEQRMSCGKSFVQLSGEDATALGFNAHGGVGCISVTANVAPRLCAEFQEATLAGDYAKALEYQDKLMPLHKAIFMEPGLCGAKYALHRLGRMSRVVRSPLLATLEPATEAAIDAALRHAGLMN
- the smpB gene encoding SsrA-binding protein SmpB translates to MAQKGSERTIRKVVAENRKARFNYEIVDTYEAGLVLTGTEVKSLREGKANISESYATDEGGEIWLINSYLPEYLQANRFNHETRRRRKLLLSKREVNRLQGAVNREGMSLIPLKIYFNDRGRAKLELALGKGKKLHDKRETSKERDWNRQKNRLLKERG
- a CDS encoding lytic transglycosylase domain-containing protein translates to MRGPLILPFATLFGAAMLAASALATETRIPVPALKPGSTSKSGRVVANEVTGAIRAAVAPIATDLKAGLDALSDRNPIEATAIRNRMGEGTLDRHILTWAIAVSGQKNVPSYEIAEAQRELHGWPGLKALRAHSERALYRENPPPADVIAAFGSTRPETADGAIILARALVAEGKGDAAAGQLRAFWLKEALDKETETKILSEFPALLTTADHRRRMEMLLYRSRIEQAQQFSELGKAQSLYRAWAAVARGNGKAAELIAAVDPSWRDNPAYLFVRIEHLRKQKKFEAAAELLALAPKDSTALVDAGEWWTEQRIVSRGLLDKGDFRAAYRVAAHHAATEAADVVDAEFHAGWYALRGLEDPATAARHFRKILEASSRPISASRAWYWLGRAAETGGPGKSDEYFANAARYPGTFYGQLAAARLGRPALDITYPTPTPEDRARLQGREAVRAIERLEAAGHGWRAESLYRALAEDLTSPGELAILSAQAEKAGNHQLSLQIGKIAFGRGIDVAALAFPLGVIPSDANISGAGKALAYAIARQESAFNPAAVSAANARGLLQLLPTTAKGVASRYGLAYSKDRLTTDAGYNATLGSHYLGEQIDSFGGSYILTFIAYNAGPGRVPEWLARYGDPRGKPIDEVVDWIERIPFQETRNYVQRVMENYQIYKTRLGQKADIVADLRMGRNPS